CTTTCTGCAAAGATGCATATATTTGTTTGCAGCAGAAACCTTTCAAAAAAGAAAAGGCCATTTTCCTTCTGTCAGAGCCCGTCACAGGAGGGGTTGGCTCATTTCTAAATTTGCACAGCACCCAGTGTAGTTAGGCCCCAGTCCCCAATATAAATAGTTTAATAACATTCCAGCTTTTTGGCTTGTCCATCATTTTAGGAGCTCTGCAGAAGGTGGACTCTTTGGTCAGGTCGGGAGCAGTAAAAAGTAGCAGTGGCTATTGTGGGAAGTGGGGCTGATCTGCATTGCCCTCTTCTGGGCCACACGTGGTTCTGTGGACACTCCCCACCTTTGTCTGCAAGGTTTGGCCACCTGCTTGGAGCAGAGTATTCTGTGCCATAAGCCTGGTGTAAGTCTCAAATCAATCAAATGACAAAATGGCAACTCAGGACTTGCCCATGCGCCCATTTAGACGGGAGGTGAGGGGCAGATGGCAAAAGGCAAGCACTTAATTACCATGCTTAGGGCAAGGCCCTGGTATGGGTCTGGGTTAACCATGAGGAGCTCTGTTCCAGTCTCACCTAGCTCTGTCCCTGAGCAACAGCAGGCATGCCTTCTTAACTGGCCTGCTGGTTCTTGATTggtcaatatttttttcttggcCCTTCCAGGCCTCTGGAGGACCATCTCGATGGTGGTCCAGTCTGAGTGAATTTTCCTTGGGTGGAGAGCTGAGGGGTAGAGAAGGCCTGATTGTACTCAGTCACACACCTCCCCTGCAGAACAGGCCCAGGACTCTGATCTCTTCCCCTCTGCAAGAACGTCAGTCCCAGGAAAGCAAGTCCACATTCTAGAGCTGTGAACTTGGCCGTTGTCATACACAAAAGACACATGGTTGTAATGACCAATACCACTACGTAATGTATTAGTGTCCTTCCTCACTTGCAACCATTTAAAGGGTACATGGTCTATTACTAGATCAAAGGAAGCCCTAAAAGATAATATTGTAAGACCCCTACAGTCCATTTGATGGCCTGGCACTCTTGATGGTGGAGTATCTGCTCTCCTGTGGCTGCAGCTTCCGGGTTATACACAATATCGGATATTCCACCCCCTGAATGTTTTGGGACAGTATTGCTCCCGGTCCAACTATGGAAGTACCCATTTGTAATATAAACAGGAGTGAGAAGTCCCAAATATTGTCGCACAGGCTGTTGACTGAGGATATCCTTATCGTGGTAGAGGTCTTGTTCACACTGAGTTTGTCCCCTGGACTGCTTGAGAGCTATTGGCCTTCTTGAAGTCGGTCAGTAGTGCAGCAAGTGTTATGAAGTGGGGCATGAACCTTTGGCACTATGTGGCTAGATCCAGGAAAGCCCACACCTGCTTCTTGGTGGTGATAACTGGGTCTTCCTCAGGGCCTTTGTCTTGTCCTGCAGGGGTTGTACCCAGCCACTTCCTATGAGATACCAGAGATAGTGGGTTTCCAGCATCCCAAACTGGTGATGCATCTCACCTGTCTGGAAATTCTTCTCCACTTTGCAAAGTAAATAATTTTGTAGTTGGAAGTGGGGaaattgggagtcctgacccTCCTATGTGATGATTCTATTAATCACCACATACCAATTGTGTGCCTCTCTAATGGTGATTTTTCCTAAACCAAATCAAAGGTCCTAGCTGGTGGTACCATTGATTCAGTGTCAAGAAGTGTTGTCTCAAGGTGATTCTGTTGAGTTGCCAGCTGCTAAGGCTGCTCGTAGTCAGGCCTTCCTGGCTGCTTGTTGCTGTTTCCAAGTCGTCTTGGGTTGCAGTGGGCCATCACAAAGGTCACATATGGCAATTGGAAAGATGTCAGACAATCAGACTGGAACAGTACCCGGGTTCTCCGGGTGACACAATAGTAGCAAAGAGAAATGTTCTCAGTCCCTTTAGATTATTTCCCATGGCAATTTGGGGATTACTCCAGTTGGAAGAGTTCCAGCCTGGTTCCCTATATTCAGATGCACCCAGGCCATAGGGTAGGTATGAGTGGGGATACGTGCCTTGGGTCATCTTGCAACTCTTCCAGTTCCAGTAGGGTCTCACGGACCAGGCTGTAGGAGCATCCAGAGTCTATTAATCCTTTTTCTGTTTGCCCCCTAAGCACTACTGGAGCTGCAAATGTCTGGCAACGCTTTTCATGGCAAGGGCTTACCTTCCGAGAGTCACGTTTCAGGCTATGAACGTTACCCTAGACTAGATCATAACCAACCCCAGAAAGCaaaacccctctctctctcctaggccATATGTCCTCATGCACTTACGCCACACCTTTTGTAAGACTCCACCTTCATTACCGATGATTGTAGCTTCAAACTGTGTACTTGCCAAACCAACAATCCACGAGCACCATAGTGAGCATTCCCACCAAAGTAGTGCTGTCATGGTGGAAGAATCCCCATCAGGCTTGCATCAGCATTCCCTTCATCACCTCCGCACCAGAAAGAACCACCATTATTAATGCATGCCTGTTGCATTTTGGAGCTCACCTGGACAACCATACAGCGTAAGGCACCTGGACATCTTGAGAGTACAGGATGCACATCAATGTTCTAGAACTACAAGCAGTTCAAAGGGCTTGTGAAACCTTTCTCCCTTTCATTCAAGGTCACTAGACCCTAAAACTGTCAGACAACATTGGGACCGTTTTTTACatcaacaaacaaccagattatGTTGGCAGCTGTCTACCGCCCAGAAAAGCAGAATGTGCTAGCACATTGTCTCATCAGGTGCTTTGCAGCTGATTGCGAGTGGGAGCTTTGACTCTGTGGTAAACAATATTTTCGCTCTATAGGGGACCCCAGCCAGGCACCTGTTCACTTCCCAAACAAAGTGTAACATATTCTGTTCCAGAGGAGCCTGGGGTCACCACTCACAGGTCATCGCTCTACTCCTTCCATGATCAGATCCTCTgatctatgccttccctccactACCATGCCTGCCTCTAGTTTTGCATAAGATTCCTCAGGACAGGGCATGAGTCATTCTCATTGCCCCAGACAGTTTTGGTTCCTGAACCTCCTTCACATATTTTGGGCACTGATCATTATTCCTACGTTTCCCAGTCGCTTGACTCAGGGGAATGGCAAGATCATCAGGCATCCCAACCCAAAGCTGCTTCATCTCAGAGCCTGGTTTTTGGATTGGCATTGTCCTTAAAGCAATCGTGTTCTGAAGTTGTACAGAACATCCTTTCTAATAGTAGGAAGGAGTCCACTAGGAAATGTTACCTAGCCAAGTGGAGGAGTTTCTCAGTGTGGGCACATCAGATGGATTTCTCCAGAAGCCACAGATATATTCCTCTCATTATGGACTTGAAGATAGCAGATTTCTCTATTGCAGAGTGAACCCATAAGGAACTGACAATCAGTTCATACCACCCACCTTCCCAGGGCTTCTTGATCGTCGTACATCTTTTGACTAACAGATTCAGGAAAGGCCTAATCAGAAACTttccacttatttaaaaaaaaaaaaaaagcgcctgCTCCTCAGTGGGACTTGAACTTGTTCTCTCCATACTAAGTTCCCTTTTGAACATTTAGCTTCTTGTTCCATGTTTCTCCTATCTAAGAAGGTCGCATTCCTGATAGCCATCATCTCAGCCAGCAGGGTTGGTGAGCTTGAAGCATTGATGGCAGATCCTCATACTAAATTACAAAACTTTATGCTTATGGTACAATGACACCCTAAATTCACCCCCAGGGTAATCAGATATTTACCTGAACCAGGCTATTCACTTACCCGTGTTCTTCCCAAAACCTCTCACATGCTCAGAAAAAGAGGTTCCATTCTCTAGATGTTTGGTGAACCTTGTTCTTTTACCTGCAGAGAACAAAAACAATCAGGAAATCCCCTAGACTATTTGTTGCCATAATGGAAAGGGTCAGAGGTCAGCCTATATCCTCTCAAAGAATCTCAAAATGGATCTCCGGCTCTGTCTTGCTCTATCAGCTGTCTAACCTTCCCATATTCATTGGATAAGAGCTCTTTGCACAAGAGCACAAGCAACATCTATGGTGTTGCTTCAAGAGGTGCCTCTAATTGATATTTGTAAGGCAGCTATGTGGTGCTTAAGCCACACATTTGCTAGACACTATGCTGTGGTACCGTACTCCTCTGCCAGTGAATCTTTTGGAACAGCAGCTCTTTGTTCGGCTCCACCATCTATGACCTTGCACCCTCCTCCTATTTGAGTACTGCTTGTCCAGTCATCCACAGTGGAATGTAgatagggaccagcacttgaagCAAAAGAGAAAGTTACTTACCTGGTAATTACTGGAGGttatttgagatgtgtggtccagatctgtattccactacctgccctccttctcGTTTGCTTCAGATCTTCTCTGACTTGTGATGAAGGAACTGGAAAGGCGGTCAATCTACTCCGCCTTCTATCTCTTCATGGAGTGTATGTGtgaccacagtggaatacagatagggaccacacatctcgaagaacctcaagTTACTAATAAGTAACTAACTTTGTCTTACAAATCAAAGTGTCAGTTTTATGCCCAAAACAGTTTTGTAAGTTTTAAACTTGAGAAAATGCATTTCCATCTAAgttttttaattttaacttttGAGCCTGAAGTGAATCTTCAGATGCTATAAATCACTTTCTTGAAATTTTAAATTACAGATGCTCCCCGAGTTACGTAAACCCAACGTAAGCAAATCCAagcttatggaaaaagttccgtaagctagaaattGGTAGGGTTTGCGGGTTTTTTGCGTAATGGTTGGATATACGTTTCTGACTTACTCAAAATTCGAATTACGCAAGGtgtaagtcggggagcgtctgtaacAGATGTGTTAGTAGGATCCAAACGTTCAACACTGCAATGGATAACTTTTTTTCTCCTCGTTTTCTGCACCTTATATGGATGGTTCCACCTTTCTGCTGTATCGTAGGGTCAAGAATGTCTCTTGTATTTGTTTTGCACAGTGCCAAGCATTATGTGAGTGCATCACGGATGATGATGACATTACGTTTGAGTCAAACATCAAAGGCCTTATTCTCCACAGTTACGCTGCTGCAACCTCATATGCTTCAAAAAATATGCAAGTGtaagagtggagaatcaggccaccTGTGCATGCAGTTTGTGCAAAATCGTTCTGTGCGATGTGGTGTAGCTGTTAAATTAGTATATCTGCTTTTATGTGGTATGAGCTAAAATTGCTGCTACTGTGTATAAAGTAAAAGCTGCAGTGATGGGATACATGGGATCAACTATTTCTTGACATCTCTGAATTTTCCAAGGATTTCAGACATCTTGTGTAAACACTTTAGAGCACAGCCTGCAACCTACTGTGTTTTGTCTGTCATAATAGACACAAACTGGTACAGAGCCCCCACATGATGGAGGTCTCTGGGTGCTACTACAACATAAATTACTAATACTTGCACATATCTGATTTcgatttttaaatggaaactttttaaagaacaaGTTTTGTAGTAATGTGAAATGTATGATAAAGGTGGCTTACGATAATTTATAGGCATCTCAGTTGCATTCATTAGTATCACTCTAATTGTAATTAGGGGCATAAACTACTTCATAAAAGTGGAACACTTTTCCAACTGAAGCTCAGTTTTTAAAGAGATGCTGGATTCCTTCTGTGGTGACTCGatggaaatatttattaaaaggtATGCTGTAATGGTGGTGGGATTCAGGCTCACTTTGCTTCCCTGTGGACATTTGTTCTTTAATTGTCAACCCTTTCCTTAAGAACACCTTTTTCCGCAGTCCTCGCAAGACGAGATCTGTGCAGTTGAGCACAACAAGCCTGGTGGGTGTTGTGTAGACTTTATGGCTAAACTTAAATTGTGAGCTTCCTGGACCCATGATGATATTCTCTAAGTGCTGTATAAGTAATTTCTAGAATATTTTGTTAAAATGGTGCCTTTCATAGAGAGAAGAGGATACCTTTGGAAAAAGCAGCATTGccaatcccaagcattcaaaaatcaaatCAGGCCACAAAAtaccatgagatttaaaaaataattgggaGAGAGCAAGGGGGAGTCTCTTAATTTGCCTCTTAGTTTTTGAGCCCTTAGAATTTGTTTTCAACCTTCCCTCCATACCAGTGAGCTAGAAACCAgttacatttttttcaaaatgaaagttgagattctcatgtaatcacaaaTTTGCACGTCATCTTTGCGCAGGGCCATGCTAATCTTCTCTGTATCGTTCCAATTTTAGTATATGTGCtgcgctctaggagcaggaggtTTAAGAAAAGCACCACATCTTGCAAAACTTGCAAGATAGTGGTGAGAACTGGCAACACTAAATACACATGTGGGATTTGTGAAAAAACTATATTTAGCCTTTCAGGGAGAATTGACTGTAACAAACACATTTCTAGTACACAGTCTGGGGTTTTTAAAAACTGCTAAGGACATGGCTAAATTGAATGTGTTGTGTAAATTCATGTAGCAAAACGCACCAGTGAAATcagttttattaaaacaaaaaacttcagaaGTGTATAGTGACTTACTGTGAAATTTCTGAACGAGAGATTCAGAAGAGCACACACACATCAGCTTGCTTTCAAATTCCTGTGGGCCTAGCTTGCTTATTTGATTTGAAAGCAAGACTCGAgggatattttcttttatttccttccCCCAACATTGTTTCCTACAGAGTTTTAATATTCAGACATTTTATAACCCTAttccttctaaaactctttgagcttcttttctttctttacacAAAAGAATACTTTTGGCTGATTGAGTTCCATCCATTGCCAACTGTgggttcttttgttttgttagtccAGCATCCTTTATAAAATGAGGACCATTGAGCAAGTACTCACTGACTCCCCACTGAGCATGATTGTGCTTGAAAGGTGTGGTACTGTACTGGTGTAACATGTGAAGCTTTAGTTAGTGGGTTTTGAATGCATTTCAGTGTCtaccttttttgctttgtgaaaagtagTGGGATTGTGCTTGAGATAATAAATCCACCTATTTTTAGTTTGGTGTGGTTGTGACAAGTGGGTGAACAAAGAACTAGCTGAATGCACTTGCTGTTGTGTTGAAACCAGCCAAAAGTTCCCATTCAAGTGGTTTCAGTGCAGTATAGCTAACCGGCAATTTTCTGTTTTTATGTACACAACCCTAGAAAGACAGCTGTGCTTAGTTTTGATTACTCTTTAGTAGTAACTTGAATAAAGCTGACTGGAGGACAATTCAGGGGTTCAAGAATCCCTTTCCAAAAGCATAAATAAGTTTGTTTGAACAGGAGCAGTAACCAGTATCTACCTTAAGACTTAAAGGGCTACCTAGAAAATACTACTTTCCCCTCTGTCTGGAGACAGATAGCAGGAAACGTTTTCACCATTTCAAAGCAGTAGGCTACAACTAGAGTTCAAGTATCCTTAACACCATTTCCTTGCTGTATTGCAGCAGTTCTCAGCCCGGGGCCGCCTGtgggggctgcaagcaggtttcaggagggccgccaagcagggccagcattagatttgctggggcccatgGTAGAAAGCTGAACCCGGGGCCCTGagtcctgccacctggggctgaagcctaagcaatgtagctttgcgggGCCCTGTGGCATAGAAATAAGATGCAGAACTTTGCAACCACTTGAGCAATTTACCAACAGTTACGATGGATTCTCAATCTaccgatgaaaagtgctagataagagccTAGTTGTTGTTGTCATCGTTGTCACTGGAAATCTTTAAatgaaaattggatgtttttctgcgaGATGCTGTAGTTCAGCCACAgctattggacttgaagcaggaattaattcctattagctgtgttatgcaagaggtcagactaaaagatcacaatggtcccttctggctttaaaacctGTGAGTCTATATaacaatgtggagagagagaatCTTTATCTGAgagcactccaccccccccattCTAATAACATTGCTGTTCaaccagtgtaatgctgttgacGGCTGCAGACTTACTCCAGCCAGAGAGAAGTGAATCAAGCCCACTGTACAAATAATGGTAGGAATCGGAAGGCTACTCTTGAAGAGTTGTTCCACTGTAGCAATACGATTTGGTGCAGGTTACCGTGAGCTACAGCAATAGAAGTTCAGTGATCTCGACTGTGCAGCAAAATCTCATTGAGGTCCTGTATAAAAGTACAAGTCAGTGAAGCATGTTCATCTTAGTAGTAGTATAATCTACTGACTTTCATCCAAGTTGTGCTGTAAAATCATTCTAACACCTCACACATTATCTGGATTCTCTctgcgcccccccctcccccccagaaatGAATACTTCAATCCCTGAATGTGCTGGATCCAAGTTATGCATATCTAGGAAATGACAGGATTTGTAgtagtgagcagggggttgaatgTGAGGGGAGCACCCAAATTCAGTGATTTATatggtcttgggcaagtcacttcacctctgtgcctctttccctacttgtaaaatggggaaagaatATCGATCTTCCTTCCTCAGTGGCGTTGTGAGGACTAGTTAGTAAATGTCTGTAAAGTCCTTTCTAAAAGGCATCCTGTGCCAGACACTGGTAACGTAATGACTGTGTGTACCGTGAGAAAGGAATTGTATAAAATTCTCAACGAGGAATTAGCATATACTGTATAATATTGATGATTGGTCAGTGAATAGGTTGTTTTAAAAACCACATTTTTAATGAAGAATGAAAGCTGAACTGTAAAAACACTGAAAATTAGAGGGGTCCTTAGTCTTTTTGTCCATGTGGCTCCAGTTTACGGTGCATGCGCGCCTCATGCGTGGGAGAGCAGAACCTTTGGACACCAGTGTCCTCTGGGGCCATGCCTGTGCTCTCCATATCTTCGTGCGCATATCCTCCCTCCCCTGTTCTGCCTCCCTTGCCCTACATGAGGGCATATGGGGCAGAGCAGCTTCTACCACCTCTCGCTTCACTCGTATACCCCAGGGCAGCAAGAGAGAGCTCAGCAGCCTGTGTGCTATCCCCCAAAGTACTTCAGAGTCCATTTAGAATCATTCCGTTACTTTGCTTAGCTTACTGACAACTGTCTTTGCTGCTccttctttaaaatgttttctttcttctACTTGGTGCTGAGGTGCCTTTCCATCTAAAGGCCAGACTAAACCCCTCCAGGTTCAAGCCAGGCCTTTCACTCTTaactgaggggggcagtcggtgTCTACTCTCTATGGGAGAGAGCAGTGTGCTGCTGATTTTTACTTAAACCAGATAATTAACCTCTTATTCTCTTTTCTCCCAAGCATCACGTAAGCCTGGGATAAATCAGGTTCCTTAGTTTAGATATTTCCAGAGCGTTTCTTTATTATTTAGGTAGAATAAAGCCATTCAGGAAATCAACCTGTTTGTGACATTAGGGAAGGCTGTAAACGATCAGATCATCTCTTCCTGGAGATTCAAATGGCTCActcagtacattagtcttatacCAACTAGTAGATGTGGCCTTCCCTCAGTCATCAGGGCCCACTCAGCTAGAGACCAGGCAACGTCTTCAGTATGTCTAAGAAATATTTCTGTATGGGTCATCTGCAGGGCAGCCACTTGGAGCTCAGCTCATACCTTTACCAAACATCATGTCCTGGATTTGGTGACTAGATCAGATGCCAAATTGGGAACAGTGGTTCAGAAATCCTTATTTGGCTAGCTGTAGCTAGGACGTCGGACTCTCGTATTAAACTGGAAATTGCTAGCTAATCTTTGTAAGTGAGATGACATGGACAAAACATCTGagaactacagttactgcacAGTAAATAACTTCTGTATAATGTCTTTTCTATTGCTTTtggttaatatatttttttaattacagacTTTAAAAAATTCGAAAAGTCTTTGCTCCCTTGATTATGAAGAAGATGACGACGATGACGACACACAAATGAAGACAATTGTGTCATCCCCATGTGATTCACATGACTTTATGAACATCACCACCCCTGGTTCCAGTCCAGTGAAAGAGCAACTGGATGAAATAAGGCATCATGGGCCATGCCAAGTTGCCTTCAGTGTAAGGGATTATAAGAAGGCAGCTGCAGTGTGTGAAAGTGACGAGGACACAAGTGATTGTGACAGCACTGAAGAGGGTATCTTTCCGCTAGACTGCGGGGACTTGGATCTAGAGCAGATTGAAAACAACTGAGGCTCAAAGTTGTGTACTAGAATCAGAGTTGTTCTAAATTAAAATGATTAGTGGATTACCTTTGCAATGCATAATCCATGTCCCTGAATCTCTGTATTGCCTATCTTGGGCCTGTGTTAGAAGAAATGTTTcaggtgggggaaaaaagaacCATTGTTACCTGTTTATAGTCTATTGATCAGTATATGAACAACAGCAAAAGACAACTGGAGGCTAAATGTTATTTTGAACATTAAGAAGTAACTTTGATTACAAATTTCCTAACAgatattttgcatttttatggCTTTTACAGTTCTGGAGAAAGCATCTCTATTTTGAAATGAGTTTTCAGAAGGGCATTCTATAAAACAAAATCTGTCTACAGTGATTCTGGTGCGGGTCTACGTTCCATTTGTTAAAGAGCTTAATGTGAAAAGTGAGTTGCATAATTAAATTGGTAATAAACCATTGGATATCTGAAGATCTGAACGCTTAAGTATCTGGTTGACAACAGGTCCAAAATACTTAACTGTCTCCTTATACAGTGAGTGGTTATAAAACTTCATAACATGTACAAATGGGTTTTCATAATTTCAAGACTTTTTGATCAAAATGTAGTAGTGACCTTAAAGGTTAACACGTTCCATGATTTTACTACTTGAATTGTTTTCCAGCCAGAAGCAATGCTAATTTAGGTGGGATGAAACTGCAAGTAGCTGCCCACCTTCTTGGTCATTATTATGTTTTCTGTGGTTCAAAAGAATGTACAAGAGCACTTGAACTTTTAAACAGGGACTTTGTAATGATCAATTCCCCAGGAGGTGATCCCTTCAGCAATACTAGAAGGAAACTAGTCCTTGAATTAAATAAAATGACATTTTGCTTTGCATTTGCATGTGTTTATGAATTTTATTGGTTGATCTATGAAGTCTTTGGCAGATACTGTACCGTGGCATCTCTTTTTAACACGGGACGTAGTTTTAGATTATCCAGAATATTTTTGTGGGGTTTCACAGGGTAATTAAGTGTATATTCACCACTCTTTAAAATGTAATACTGTATTGTTGCTGACCATTACAACACACGGTTATTAATGTGGTTACAGTGAAGGAATTTTCCTCAAATAAGGAGGATTAGTTTGGGGACACTTAATTTCTACCTTCCCCAACTCCATCTAATTTAATTGTGGAATCGTTCAGGTAGTGGATTGTGTAGGACTGGTTAAATAAAGCTAAATCCACAGCAGTTTCTGCAGGAGTGCCAATGCGTTGCAATGGAGATTTCAGTCCCTTCTGCTAGAGCTCATTTTAAGCTGCCGTGGTGGTATAGGGGAAAATGAGTACATCAGTGAATGTGATGGGAGGGAAAGAACATTGACACAGAGCCTAATCCTGTGTCATTGAGTGCCTCAGCACTCCACAGGATTGGGTTCCAAATAGCTAACCCACTGAGATGTCTAGGGGGTCTATACAGAATGAAAGAAGCATGGGTAATCAAGAAGTGAAAGTCACTTCGTATACACAATGTATGCCAAATGACAACCTTGCTGCTCTAGCAAATGTGGcagtgtaaaaaataaaaaaataaaaaaaaccaaataaaacaaaaacaaatacaggTTTAGAAAGGTATAATGTATACAGGAAAGCCCTGTTTGTGCATATCATTGTACAAAGACAATGAAATCTTGCGCCCATGAAGCATGCTGCACACAATGGAGGGATCCACACATACACACCATTTCAAAGTAAATACACACAACTATCCAAAGTAATTATTGTTTTTGAAGTGCAAGGATGCAGTGCCTTAAGTGCATCCAATCTCCCTGGAAATGTAGAGGATATGCCAGTGGAATAGTAAGCCACGGTGAGGGTACCTTGGTTGAAAATCGGGTACTAGAGGTTGCAGTACAACCatgttctctattttttttttttaaatggagcaaTAAAGTCAAGTAAATTTGAATGAATTTAATGAGGCAGAGTGATAGCCAAGGGCAGTAGGATGGCtggaatcacttaaaatctaatctttccattTTAACACACACTTCTCATTTCCTGAAGTTTTATAGCTTTAAGAAGATTGGTGTGGTGACAGCAGGGGCTCTTAACCAATAAGAGGAGAGCATAGAAGAAGTGAAAATAAAAGGAGAAATGTCTTTCAAGGCATCTATACAGAGGGAGTTCAGGGAAGAGGCTCAGCAAGGAAAAAACTTTACATTTGTGAATAaattatagatttaaaaaaacaacaacaacaaaaacttacaTTTATTAGAGAAACAAAGTTTGAAAGACCTGCTCCAAGCAAAGGACTGTACACCCGGAACTCCAGGTTTC
This is a stretch of genomic DNA from Mauremys mutica isolate MM-2020 ecotype Southern unplaced genomic scaffold, ASM2049712v1 000372F_np12_subseq_1:143187_obj, whole genome shotgun sequence. It encodes these proteins:
- the LOC123357197 gene encoding protein FAM53A-like isoform X1; translated protein: MPFLQTGLPFHWPSVPNQTLKNSKSLCSLDYEEDDDDDDTQMKTIVSSPCDSHDFMNITTPGSSPVKEQLDEIRHHGPCQVAFSVRDYKKAAAVCESDEDTSDCDSTEEGIFPLDCGDLDLEQIENN
- the LOC123357197 gene encoding protein FAM53A-like isoform X2 yields the protein MEKLFHKKTLKNSKSLCSLDYEEDDDDDDTQMKTIVSSPCDSHDFMNITTPGSSPVKEQLDEIRHHGPCQVAFSVRDYKKAAAVCESDEDTSDCDSTEEGIFPLDCGDLDLEQIENN